In a single window of the Dysgonomonadaceae bacterium PH5-43 genome:
- a CDS encoding pyrroline-5-carboxylate reductase (product_source=KO:K00286; cath_funfam=1.10.3730.10,3.40.50.720; cog=COG0345; ko=KO:K00286; pfam=PF03807,PF14748; superfamily=48179,51735; tigrfam=TIGR00112) — protein sequence MKISVIGGGNMGGAIVRGLTQGNIFKPEDITVVDVNEAPLKALKEYNSSINIALNNYESIKNTDIIILAVKPWLIKDVLIDIKFMLDYTKQTIISVAAGISISEIRDTLIKGYEASAEPVIFRVVPNTAISVKQSVTLVASSPNASSQQKDFIANIFNELGCAISIEENKIVAGTALTSCGIAFFFRYVKAAMSAGVEMGFSAKDAQEMTVKTMLGAATLLDETKGYPEQEIDKVTTPGGITIKGINELEANGFTNAIIKALKACK from the coding sequence ATGAAGATTTCGGTAATCGGAGGCGGCAATATGGGTGGCGCAATAGTGCGCGGACTAACACAAGGTAATATCTTCAAACCCGAAGATATTACCGTTGTTGATGTAAACGAAGCTCCATTAAAAGCTTTGAAGGAGTATAATTCATCTATTAATATTGCTTTAAACAATTACGAAAGCATAAAGAATACAGATATAATAATTTTAGCAGTTAAGCCTTGGCTTATAAAAGATGTGTTGATTGACATTAAGTTTATGCTCGACTACACTAAACAAACCATTATTTCTGTTGCAGCAGGTATTAGCATTAGTGAAATAAGAGATACTCTTATAAAAGGTTATGAAGCTTCTGCCGAGCCTGTTATATTTCGTGTAGTTCCCAACACTGCTATATCCGTAAAACAAAGCGTTACTTTAGTAGCATCATCGCCTAATGCATCATCACAACAAAAAGATTTCATCGCAAATATTTTCAACGAGTTAGGTTGTGCAATATCCATAGAAGAAAACAAAATTGTTGCAGGCACAGCATTAACATCGTGTGGCATTGCATTCTTTTTCCGTTACGTTAAAGCTGCTATGTCGGCGGGAGTAGAAATGGGTTTTTCAGCCAAAGATGCTCAAGAAATGACAGTAAAAACTATGTTAGGAGCGGCTACCCTACTCGACGAAACTAAAGGATACCCCGAACAAGAAATCGATAAAGTTACTACGCCAGGCGGTATAACCATTAAAGGGATAAACGAACTCGAAGCAAACGGATTTACCAATGCTATAATAAAAGCATTAAAAGCGTGTAAGTAG
- a CDS encoding acetylornithine/N-succinyldiaminopimelate aminotransferase (product_source=KO:K00821; cath_funfam=3.40.640.10; cog=COG4992; ko=KO:K00821; pfam=PF00202; superfamily=53383): MQQFDVFPRWQIEPVKAQGCKIYDKEGNEYLDFYGGHAVISIGHSHPKYVERITNQLNNIGFYSNSVLIPLQDEYAEKLGKASGYPDYSLFMVNSGAEANENAIKLASFYNNRKKIIAFKGAFHGRTAAAVKVTDIPNYWSAMNEDYEVIFLPLNDIKQAKEIIETKEISSVIIEGIQGIGGIVIPETSFLQELSKVCTDTDTVLILDEIQSGYGRSGKFFAHQYSDIKPDIITIAKGMGNGFPVSGMLISPKFPAIHGQLGTTFGGNHLACAAALAVIDVMEEENLVENAYNVGEYLMSELKKLPQIKDVRGKGLMIGLEFEAPIKPLRDKLLFEGKVFTGVTGTNVFRLLPPLNITKEIADEFLARFKKVLEV, from the coding sequence ATGCAACAATTTGATGTATTCCCAAGATGGCAAATTGAACCCGTAAAGGCTCAAGGTTGCAAAATATATGACAAGGAAGGTAATGAATATCTCGACTTCTATGGTGGACACGCCGTTATCTCTATCGGACACTCCCACCCTAAGTATGTAGAAAGAATTACAAATCAACTAAATAATATAGGCTTTTACTCAAACTCGGTGCTTATTCCTCTTCAAGACGAATATGCCGAAAAATTAGGTAAAGCATCAGGTTATCCCGACTACTCTTTGTTTATGGTTAACTCTGGAGCAGAAGCTAATGAAAATGCGATTAAACTTGCTTCTTTTTACAATAACAGAAAGAAAATTATAGCTTTCAAAGGAGCTTTTCACGGACGTACTGCTGCGGCTGTTAAGGTTACTGACATTCCTAATTATTGGTCTGCAATGAATGAAGATTACGAAGTTATATTTCTTCCTCTTAACGATATTAAGCAAGCAAAAGAGATTATAGAAACTAAAGAAATATCTTCGGTTATTATTGAAGGAATACAAGGCATTGGAGGAATAGTTATTCCTGAAACATCGTTCCTTCAAGAATTAAGTAAAGTGTGTACAGATACAGATACTGTTCTTATATTAGATGAAATACAATCGGGGTACGGACGTTCGGGTAAATTCTTCGCTCACCAATATAGCGATATAAAACCCGACATTATTACTATAGCTAAAGGTATGGGTAACGGTTTCCCTGTGTCGGGAATGTTAATCTCTCCTAAGTTCCCAGCAATACACGGACAGTTAGGTACTACTTTCGGAGGTAACCATTTAGCTTGTGCTGCAGCTCTTGCTGTTATTGATGTAATGGAAGAAGAAAACTTAGTAGAAAACGCTTATAACGTTGGAGAATATCTTATGAGCGAACTTAAAAAGCTACCTCAAATAAAAGATGTGCGTGGTAAAGGATTGATGATAGGTCTTGAATTTGAAGCACCGATAAAACCATTAAGAGACAAACTTCTATTTGAAGGCAAAGTTTTTACAGGAGTAACAGGCACAAATGTTTTCCGTTTATTACCTCCTCTTAATATTACTAAAGAAATAGCTGACGAGTTTTTGGCTCGCTTCAAAAAAGTATTAGAAGTATGA
- a CDS encoding N-acetyl-gamma-glutamyl-phosphate reductase (product_source=KO:K00145; cath_funfam=3.30.360.10,3.40.50.720; cog=COG0002; ko=KO:K00145; pfam=PF01118,PF02774; smart=SM00859; superfamily=51735; tigrfam=TIGR01850), translating to MKIKTGIIGGAGYTAGELLRLLINHPSVEISFVHSTSNAGNKLSDVHGGLIGETDLVFDETYDLNSVDALFLCSAHGDSKKFIDANTIPEGLKIIDLSTDYRHKATNEGFVYGLPEINKEAIKSTNKLANPGCFATCIQLGILPLASKGLLNNEVHVNAITGSTGAGVKPSATSHFSWRDNNISVYKAFDHQHLKEIKESVNQLQENFNKEINFIPVRGNFSRGIFASIYTECDLSLDEAKALYSDFYKDAAFVFLTDKNPDMKQVVNTNKCVIHLEKHGNKLFVISMIDNLIKGASGQAMQNFNLMFGLDETTGLKLKPSAF from the coding sequence ATGAAGATAAAAACAGGTATTATAGGAGGTGCAGGATATACGGCAGGCGAACTTCTTCGTTTGCTTATCAATCACCCTTCGGTAGAGATTAGTTTTGTTCATAGCACAAGTAATGCAGGCAACAAACTATCAGACGTTCACGGTGGTTTAATCGGAGAAACAGATTTAGTATTTGACGAAACTTACGATTTAAACTCTGTCGATGCTTTATTCCTTTGTTCTGCTCACGGCGATAGCAAGAAGTTTATCGATGCGAATACTATTCCCGAAGGCTTAAAGATTATAGATTTATCTACCGACTATCGTCATAAAGCAACTAACGAAGGTTTTGTTTACGGATTACCAGAAATAAACAAAGAAGCAATAAAGTCGACCAATAAGTTAGCTAATCCTGGTTGTTTCGCTACTTGTATACAATTAGGCATACTTCCTTTGGCAAGCAAAGGTTTGTTGAATAACGAAGTTCACGTGAATGCTATTACTGGTTCAACTGGCGCAGGTGTTAAACCGTCAGCTACATCTCATTTTAGTTGGCGCGACAATAATATATCTGTGTATAAAGCTTTCGACCATCAACATTTGAAGGAAATAAAAGAATCTGTTAATCAGCTTCAAGAGAACTTCAATAAAGAAATTAACTTTATACCAGTGCGTGGTAATTTCTCTCGTGGAATATTTGCTTCTATCTATACCGAATGTGATTTATCTTTAGATGAAGCCAAAGCATTATATAGCGATTTCTATAAAGATGCTGCTTTTGTATTCCTTACAGATAAAAATCCGGATATGAAACAAGTAGTAAATACCAATAAGTGCGTTATTCATTTAGAGAAACACGGCAATAAATTGTTTGTTATATCTATGATTGACAACTTAATTAAAGGTGCATCGGGACAAGCGATGCAGAATTTCAATCTTATGTTTGGATTAGATGAAACTACTGGATTAAAATTAAAGCCATCGGCTTTTTAA
- a CDS encoding argininosuccinate synthase (product_source=KO:K01940; cath_funfam=3.40.50.620,3.90.1260.10; cog=COG0137; ko=KO:K01940; pfam=PF00764; superfamily=52402,69864; tigrfam=TIGR00032) gives MKKQKVVLAYSGGLDTSFCAMYLSQELGYEVYTALANTGGFSEEELKRVEEKAYKLGAVKHVNLDITQEYYEKSIKYMVYGNVLRNGTYPISVSSERIFQAIAIINYAKEVGADFVAHGSTGAGNDQVRFDLTFDVLAPEIGIITPTRDMILTREYEINYLKEHGFEADFTKMEYSINKGLWGTSIGGKETLQSNQTLPEEAYPSQLQETGEETLTLTFKEGEISAVNGKEYTNKVEAIQKIEAIASRYAIGRDMHIGDTIIGIKGRVGFEAAAPLVIINAHKMLEKHTLTKWQQYWKDQVGNWYGMFLHEAQYLEPVMRDIEAFLTSSQQNVNGTVIIQLKPYRYTLVGVESDFDLMKTDFGEYGEINKAWTADDAKGFTKITAIPTKIFFNVQKKNEKK, from the coding sequence ATGAAGAAGCAAAAAGTAGTTTTAGCATACAGTGGAGGTTTAGATACTTCTTTCTGTGCTATGTATTTATCTCAAGAGTTAGGTTACGAAGTTTACACAGCTTTAGCTAACACAGGTGGTTTTTCTGAAGAAGAACTTAAACGCGTAGAAGAGAAAGCTTATAAATTAGGTGCAGTTAAACACGTAAACTTAGACATTACTCAAGAATACTACGAAAAGAGTATTAAATATATGGTATATGGTAATGTGCTTCGCAATGGAACTTACCCTATATCGGTTAGTTCTGAACGTATATTCCAAGCTATTGCTATTATAAATTATGCTAAAGAAGTTGGCGCTGACTTTGTAGCACACGGAAGTACTGGTGCTGGTAACGACCAAGTTCGTTTCGACCTTACATTTGATGTATTAGCTCCCGAAATTGGTATAATAACTCCTACTCGCGATATGATTCTTACTCGTGAGTACGAAATAAACTACTTGAAAGAACACGGATTTGAAGCTGATTTCACTAAAATGGAGTACTCTATAAACAAAGGTTTATGGGGGACAAGTATAGGAGGTAAAGAAACTCTTCAATCTAATCAGACTTTACCAGAAGAAGCTTATCCTTCTCAGCTACAAGAAACAGGAGAAGAAACTCTTACTCTTACCTTTAAAGAAGGAGAAATATCGGCTGTAAACGGAAAAGAATATACTAATAAGGTAGAAGCTATTCAGAAAATCGAAGCTATCGCATCTCGTTATGCTATCGGTAGAGATATGCACATAGGTGATACTATTATAGGTATAAAAGGAAGAGTTGGTTTTGAAGCTGCTGCTCCGTTAGTAATCATCAACGCTCATAAGATGTTGGAAAAACATACACTTACTAAATGGCAACAGTATTGGAAAGATCAAGTTGGCAACTGGTACGGAATGTTTTTACACGAAGCTCAATACCTTGAACCTGTGATGCGCGACATTGAGGCTTTCCTTACAAGTTCTCAGCAAAATGTAAACGGAACTGTTATTATTCAGTTAAAACCTTACAGATATACTTTAGTGGGTGTTGAAAGCGATTTTGATTTAATGAAAACTGATTTCGGCGAATACGGAGAGATAAACAAAGCTTGGACTGCCGATGATGCAAAAGGTTTCACTAAGATTACGGCTATACCTACCAAGATATTCTTTAACGTTCAAAAGAAAAACGAAAAGAAATGA
- a CDS encoding hypothetical protein (product_source=Hypo-rule applied; superfamily=55729), with product MDNKIEVLIANESHIKYVNIILDTIEAAAKVRGTGIAKRTPEYVETKMIEGKAIIALAGEEFAGFCYIESWGNKQYVANSGLIVVDKFRGHGLAKRIKEKSFDLSRKMFPKAKLFGLTSGAAVMKINTELGYAPVTFAELTDDEAFWSGCQGCVNYDILKRTNRKYCICTAMLFDPKKDAKKNIHKDIKKPIKLKTVKKK from the coding sequence ATGGATAACAAGATAGAAGTTTTAATTGCAAATGAGAGTCACATTAAATATGTGAACATTATTTTAGATACTATAGAAGCCGCAGCTAAAGTGCGTGGCACTGGGATAGCAAAACGAACTCCCGAATACGTAGAAACAAAGATGATAGAAGGCAAAGCTATTATAGCTCTTGCCGGTGAAGAGTTTGCGGGATTTTGCTATATCGAAAGTTGGGGCAACAAACAATACGTTGCCAATTCTGGTTTAATAGTGGTTGATAAGTTTAGAGGACACGGTTTAGCTAAAAGAATTAAAGAGAAATCTTTTGATTTGTCTCGTAAAATGTTCCCTAAAGCAAAGCTTTTCGGACTAACTTCGGGTGCTGCCGTTATGAAAATCAATACCGAATTGGGGTATGCTCCTGTAACTTTCGCCGAACTAACCGACGACGAAGCCTTTTGGAGTGGCTGTCAGGGCTGTGTTAATTATGATATTCTAAAACGTACTAATCGCAAATATTGCATCTGTACGGCTATGCTGTTCGACCCAAAGAAAGATGCAAAAAAGAATATTCATAAAGACATAAAGAAGCCTATCAAACTTAAAACAGTAAAGAAGAAATAA
- a CDS encoding transcriptional regulator of arginine metabolism (product_source=KO:K03402; cath_funfam=1.10.10.10,3.30.1360.40; cog=COG1438; ko=KO:K03402; pfam=PF01316,PF02863; superfamily=46785,55252; tigrfam=TIGR01529) — MKSKQERLKAILEIVKTNSINNQEELLQMLKEQGFETTQATLSRDMKELKIGRIPDENGNYKYTIQTAKENVYLSPTNELTVGGFISLEFSDKLGIIKTRPGYAQGIASDIDTKVSHVILGTIAGDDTILLIPRENFSREEIINALSVLF, encoded by the coding sequence ATGAAGTCGAAACAAGAGAGATTAAAAGCTATTTTAGAAATTGTAAAGACAAACTCTATCAATAACCAAGAGGAGTTGTTGCAAATGCTGAAAGAACAAGGTTTTGAAACCACTCAGGCTACCTTATCAAGAGATATGAAAGAGCTTAAGATAGGACGAATACCTGACGAAAACGGCAATTACAAATATACAATCCAGACTGCTAAAGAGAATGTATATTTATCGCCAACTAACGAACTTACTGTGGGAGGATTTATTTCTCTTGAATTTTCAGACAAGTTGGGAATAATAAAAACTCGTCCGGGCTACGCACAAGGAATAGCATCGGATATAGATACAAAAGTATCGCACGTTATACTCGGAACAATAGCTGGCGACGATACAATACTTTTAATACCAAGAGAAAACTTCAGTAGAGAGGAAATTATTAATGCATTATCGGTTTTATTTTAA
- a CDS encoding nucleotidyltransferase substrate binding protein (TIGR01987 family) (product_source=TIGR01987; cath_funfam=1.20.120.580; cog=COG4699; pfam=PF08780; superfamily=81593; tigrfam=TIGR01987), producing MTITEEDIRWEQRFSSFRKALIKFNEAVEILKKDDDNEISSSVKEILKEGLIQRFEYTHELAWKTMKDYIAYQGNSDIKGSRDATREAFKIELINDGETWMDMISSRNKTSHTYNDTTATEIYDKIVDEYYAAFNRFMETMEELRSGKQGEIFTKELL from the coding sequence ATGACTATAACAGAAGAAGATATTCGTTGGGAACAACGATTCTCCAGCTTTAGAAAGGCTCTAATTAAATTCAATGAAGCTGTAGAGATATTGAAAAAAGATGACGATAATGAAATTTCATCATCAGTAAAGGAAATACTTAAAGAAGGATTAATTCAACGTTTTGAATACACACACGAGTTGGCTTGGAAAACAATGAAAGATTACATTGCATATCAGGGCAATTCGGACATAAAAGGCTCAAGAGATGCAACGAGAGAGGCATTTAAAATTGAGTTAATTAATGATGGAGAAACCTGGATGGATATGATAAGCAGTAGGAATAAAACATCTCACACATATAATGATACAACAGCAACGGAAATCTATGATAAAATAGTTGATGAATACTATGCTGCTTTTAATCGGTTTATGGAAACAATGGAAGAACTGCGATCAGGGAAACAAGGTGAAATTTTCACTAAAGAATTACTGTGA
- a CDS encoding putative nucleotidyltransferase (product_source=COG1708; cath_funfam=3.30.460.10; cog=COG1708; ko=KO:K07076; pfam=PF18765; superfamily=81301) — MKYGLKEETIIRIQKVFSQYPQIEQAIIYGSRAMGNYKPASDIDIAFVGENLSLDIISKIEWDLDDLLLPYTFDLSVYNKITNPDVQNHINRVGKIFYNKSQYELFE, encoded by the coding sequence ATGAAATACGGTTTAAAAGAAGAGACAATAATAAGAATTCAAAAGGTTTTTTCTCAATATCCTCAAATTGAACAGGCAATTATTTATGGCTCAAGAGCTATGGGGAATTATAAGCCAGCATCGGATATTGACATTGCATTTGTTGGTGAAAATTTAAGCTTAGATATTATTAGTAAAATAGAATGGGATTTGGACGACTTGCTCTTGCCGTATACATTTGACCTTTCAGTATATAATAAAATAACCAATCCAGATGTACAAAACCATATAAATCGAGTTGGTAAGATTTTCTATAATAAATCCCAATATGAATTATTTGAATAA